In a single window of the Fibrobacter sp. genome:
- a CDS encoding STAS domain-containing protein: MKLIIHELGEITEVIIDGNVLQENIAVLRTRLHDLVDNGKHKLVINLVAVNYLSSMGLAVIVDIKNRVSELKGDLKLALANHLISNLLVITNLHKKIESFDTLEEAVKSFS, translated from the coding sequence ATGAAACTGATAATTCATGAGTTGGGAGAGATAACTGAGGTTATCATCGATGGCAATGTTCTTCAGGAGAATATCGCGGTTCTGAGAACCAGACTGCACGATCTTGTTGACAATGGTAAACACAAGCTTGTAATCAACCTGGTTGCTGTCAATTATCTCAGCAGCATGGGACTGGCGGTAATAGTGGATATAAAAAACAGAGTCTCTGAACTGAAAGGCGATCTTAAATTAGCGCTCGCGAACCACCTGATCAGTAATTTACTTGTAATTACAAATCTGCATAAGAAAATCGAAAGCTTCGATACCCTTGAAGAAGCAGTGAAATCGTTCTCTTGA
- a CDS encoding diguanylate cyclase: MIINKPDSPRKNPATRILVIDEKAADASRIRSLLSENGSDRRFSVTRSCTPSFIKQKLEQKQFDVILLSPPSDGLKRNSLLKILKTENAPPVIGLVESRADIPSLGVPCIQCLIKASLSSSLLINAVFMADEQRSTSRGLQENIREFQHTEARFLNVILSSKDGVVIIDKRKKILFINPAALEMLSIGEEKTGVFPFPVRSGNTFEIRIDGKRGSGRVLEARTVETIWDGVSAKLLSLRDITARKCAEDSLRASEERYSLAIRGSKNGVWDWNLLTDEIYFCDQWKSTFGFRSNQIENRIDEWFLRIHASDIKKVRKKLQDHLDGKTQYFENEHRIQHKNGSYRWVQVRGTALRDKWGRPVRIAGSLTDITERKLAEKQLNKALDDLRLALASEKVLMEELDRKNKQLVELSITDGLTGLYNHRFLQERFDFEFKRVHRYGGELSCMLIDVDHFKIINDTYGHQFGDFVLRQLATIMKTKSREVDICGRYGGEEFLIISNQKAENALIFASKLHSAIDSYVFQNDNRNVHVTVSIGIAEYRNDIKTKQELIERADTALYQAKKEGRNLIRVWKDFDSQEEKTIDRSGIQELKSKLQEISQKVRNTYMESIDELIRAVDAKDPFAREHSKKVAEYSVKIARYLNLPEQEIEVIRNAALLHDIGKISIRNETLVKTEELTSREYEILKRHPDIAVNMLKDLKFLEKEIPYILHHHERYDGSGYPHGLRGREIPAGARIIAVADAFDAMISGRTYKKRLHFTETVEELKSGSGTQFAPEIVEVFLKLIKAGEIELGNHKEKGNITMEKEYETDNS; this comes from the coding sequence TTGATAATCAATAAACCCGACAGTCCCCGGAAGAATCCCGCTACAAGGATCCTGGTAATAGATGAGAAGGCTGCTGATGCCTCTCGTATCCGCTCTTTACTTTCAGAAAACGGGAGCGATCGCAGGTTCAGTGTAACTCGCTCCTGTACGCCATCCTTTATTAAACAGAAACTGGAACAGAAACAGTTCGATGTTATACTGTTGAGCCCGCCTTCAGACGGCCTGAAAAGAAACTCACTGCTGAAGATTTTAAAAACGGAAAATGCACCCCCTGTAATCGGACTGGTCGAATCCAGGGCAGATATCCCCTCTCTGGGTGTCCCCTGTATCCAGTGTCTTATCAAAGCGAGCCTCAGCAGTTCTCTCCTTATCAATGCGGTTTTCATGGCTGATGAGCAACGAAGCACATCCCGGGGCTTGCAGGAGAATATCAGGGAATTTCAGCACACAGAAGCTCGTTTTCTGAATGTAATCCTCAGTTCTAAAGATGGGGTAGTCATCATTGATAAGCGCAAGAAGATACTCTTTATCAATCCTGCCGCCCTGGAAATGCTGAGTATCGGAGAGGAGAAAACAGGAGTGTTCCCTTTTCCGGTGAGATCCGGAAATACATTTGAAATCAGGATTGACGGTAAGCGCGGCTCCGGCAGAGTACTGGAGGCAAGGACTGTAGAGACTATCTGGGATGGTGTGTCTGCCAAGCTGCTATCGCTTAGAGACATTACTGCTCGTAAATGTGCGGAGGATTCGTTACGTGCAAGTGAGGAGAGATATTCACTGGCGATCCGCGGGAGTAAAAACGGGGTATGGGACTGGAATCTGCTCACCGATGAGATCTATTTCTGCGATCAATGGAAATCGACTTTTGGATTCAGGAGCAACCAGATAGAGAACAGGATAGATGAATGGTTTTTGAGAATTCATGCATCCGATATAAAGAAAGTCAGGAAAAAACTCCAGGACCATCTCGATGGCAAGACACAATATTTCGAGAATGAACACAGAATACAGCATAAAAACGGCAGTTACAGATGGGTTCAGGTAAGGGGTACCGCCTTGCGGGACAAGTGGGGACGGCCGGTACGAATAGCTGGTTCTCTCACCGATATTACGGAAAGAAAACTCGCAGAGAAGCAGCTAAACAAGGCTCTCGATGATCTGCGTCTCGCGCTGGCTTCCGAGAAGGTGCTGATGGAGGAGCTTGACCGGAAAAACAAGCAACTGGTCGAGCTTTCAATCACCGACGGGCTGACAGGGCTTTACAATCATCGCTTTTTACAGGAACGCTTTGATTTCGAATTCAAACGGGTACACCGCTATGGCGGCGAGCTGTCCTGTATGCTTATCGATGTCGATCATTTCAAGATCATAAACGATACCTATGGACACCAGTTCGGGGATTTTGTCCTGCGGCAGCTTGCTACAATAATGAAAACAAAATCACGGGAAGTTGATATCTGTGGAAGATACGGGGGAGAGGAATTCCTGATTATCTCCAACCAGAAGGCAGAGAATGCCCTGATTTTTGCCAGTAAACTTCATTCTGCAATTGACAGCTATGTTTTTCAGAATGATAACCGCAATGTACATGTTACTGTGAGTATCGGGATCGCGGAGTACCGCAATGATATCAAAACAAAGCAGGAGTTGATAGAGAGGGCTGATACTGCTCTTTACCAGGCAAAAAAGGAGGGAAGAAACCTCATACGTGTCTGGAAGGATTTCGATTCACAGGAAGAGAAAACTATTGACAGAAGCGGAATTCAGGAACTGAAAAGCAAACTTCAGGAGATCTCACAGAAGGTTAGAAACACCTACATGGAATCTATCGATGAGCTGATCCGGGCTGTTGATGCCAAAGACCCGTTTGCAAGGGAGCATTCGAAGAAGGTGGCTGAGTACTCTGTGAAGATCGCCAGGTATCTGAATCTCCCGGAGCAGGAGATCGAGGTGATAAGAAACGCGGCTCTTCTGCATGATATCGGAAAAATAAGCATCAGGAATGAAACCCTGGTGAAAACGGAAGAGTTGACATCGAGAGAATATGAAATCCTCAAGAGACATCCGGATATTGCTGTAAACATGCTCAAGGATCTCAAGTTTCTGGAAAAGGAGATCCCTTACATCCTCCATCATCATGAGCGATACGATGGTTCCGGATATCCTCACGGGCTTCGCGGACGGGAGATCCCGGCCGGTGCGCGAATAATCGCAGTTGCCGATGCCTTCGATGCCATGATTTCGGGGAGAACATACAAAAAGAGGCTCCATTTCACTGAGACTGTAGAGGAGTTAAAGAGTGGGAGCGGAACTCAGTTTGCCCCTGAAATTGTAGAGGTGTTCTTGAAATTGATCAAAGCCGGAGAAATAGAATTAGGTAATCATAAAGAAAAAGGGAATATAACAATGGAAAAGGAATATGAAACTGATAATTCATGA